Genomic window (Thermoanaerobaculia bacterium):
GACGACCTTTCGGTCACGCCGCAGGGCGGCGGCCCGGCCAATCTCTCGGTCGACGACGTCTCCTTGAACGAAGGCAACACCGGCACGACGAACTTCACCTTCACCGTCAGCCTTTCCTCGCCGGCCGGGGTCGGAGGCGTCACCTTCGACATCGCCACCGCCGACGGCACGGCCCAGGACGGCAACCCCGGCACCGAGGACACCGACTACGTCGCCCAGTCGCTCACCGGACAGACAATTCTCGCCGGGAACTCGACCTCCTCCTTCACCGTCCAGGTCAACGGCGACGCCGCCATCGAGTCGAACGAGACCCTCTTCGTCAACGTCACCAACGTCACCGGTGCCGTGGTGACCGACGGCCAGGGACAGGGCACGATCACGAACGACGACTTCGCGATCTCCTACATCCACGACCTGCAGGGCAACGGGGCCGCGACGCCGATTCCGCCGGCGACGGTCGTCCAGGTCGAAGGGGTGGTGACCGCCGACTTCCAGGCCGCCACCCAGCTCTCCGGCTTCTTCCTCCAGGAGGAGGACACCGACGCCGACGCCGATCCCGCGACCTCCGAAGGCATCTTCGTCTTCTGCAGCACCTGCCCGACAGCGGTTGCCGAGGGCCAGCGGGTGCGCGTCACCGCCACGGTCGGCGAGTTTTTCGGCAACACCGAGATGACCGCCACCACCGCCGGCGCAGTCGTCGTCACCGACGCCGGCAACAACCTCGCCCTGGTGACGCCGGCAACGATCGACCTGCCGATCGTCGGCGTCATCAACGACTTCTACGAGGCGCGCGAGGGGATGAAGGTCACCTTCGTCGACAGCCTCGCGGTCGCCGAGTACTTCGAGCTCGCGCGCTACGGACAGATCGAGCTCTTCGAGGGCGGCCGGCCGCGCCAGTTCACCGAGATGTTCCCGCCGAGCGTTCCGGGCTACACCGCGCACCTCGAAGCCCTCGACCGCCGCCGGGTCATCCTCGACGACGACGACAACAGCCAGAACGTCTCGCTGCTCGACGCGAACGGCTTCCAGTTCGTCTATCCGCCGGTCGCCAACGGCGGCTTCTCCGTCGGCACGCAGGGCACCGACTTCTTCCGCGGCGGCGACCTCGTCAACGGCCTCACCGGCGTCCTCGACTGGTCGTTCGCCGGGGCGACGGGCACCGACGCCTGGCGGATCCGGCCGACGGCGGCGAACCCGGCCGCCTTCACGGTCGCCAACCCGCGGCCGGCGACGCCGCCCGCGGTCGGCGGCGCCATCCGCGCCGTCGGCATGAACCTGCTCAACTACTTCACCACCATCGACACCACCGCCAGCACCAGCAGCGGCCCCTGCGGACCGGGCGGAACGCTCGACTGCCGCGGCGCCGACAGCGTCGCCGAGCTCAACCGCCAGCGCGAGCGCGCTTCGATCGTGATCTGCGACCTCGACGCCGACGTCTACGGTTTCGGCGAGCTCGAAAACGACAACGCCTCGGCCGCCATCACCGACCTCGTCGGCGCGGTCAACACCCGCTGCGGCGGCGCCCAGCCGTACGCCTTCGTCAGCACCGGCGGCGCTCTCGGCACCGACGCCATCCGGGTCGCGCTGATCTATCGCACCGGTGTCCTGGCGCCGGTCGGCGCGCCGCTCTCCGATACCGATGCGATCCACGACCGGCCGCCGACCGCGCAGACGTTCGATGTCGCCGATGTCACGAATCCGGCTTTCGGCGAGCGCTTCACGGTCATCGCCAACCACCTGAAGTCGAAGGGATCGAGCGCCGGCCTGCCCGGTGACGCCGACGCCGGCGACGGCGCCGGGTTCTCGAACGCCACGCGCACCTTGCAGGCCAGCCGACTGCTGACGTGGATCTCCGCGACGGTTTTGCCGGCGGCGGGAGACCCCGACATCCTCCTCCTGGGCGATTTCAATTCCTACGCCCAGGAGACGCCGATCACCACCCTCACCGGGGGGGGCTACACCGATCTCGAGACCGCCCTCCTCGGACCCGCGGCCTACTCGTATCTCTTCGACGGCCAGCTCGGGCACCTCGACTACGCCTTCTCGAGCGCCAGCCTGACGTCGCAGGTCACCGGCGTCGGCGCCTGGCACATCAACGCCGACGAGGCGAGCCTGCTCGACTACAACGACGAGATCAAGGACGTCGGCGAGTCGACCTTCGAAGAGAAGCCGGACGGATCCGCCCTCGTCCCACCGCGCGTCCTCTTCCAGCCGGCGTCGCCCTACCGCGCCTCCGACCACGATCCGGTGCTCGTCGGCCTCTTCCCCGTGGCCGATCTCGCGATCACCAAGACCGACGGCGTCACCACGGCGACTCCCGGCGGCACGGTGACCTACACCATCGTGGCCTCGAACGCCGGCCCGGATCCCGAACCGGCAGTGACCGTGGCCGACACCTTCGCGGCGACGCTCACCTGCACCTGGACCTGCGCCGGCGCGGGAGGCGGCACCTGCACCGCCGCTGGATCGGGCGACATCAACGACAGCGCCAACCTCCCGGTCGGCGGCTCGGTCACCTACACGGCGAGCTGCACGATCTCCGGCTCCGCCACCGGAAGCCTGGTGAACACCGCGACGGTGACTGGTACCGGAGCCACGTCCGATCCCAACAATGCCAACAACTCGGCCACCGACAACGATACGCTGCTCGTGCTGGCGAACGTCGGGATCACCAAGACAGACGGCTCGGCAACCGCAATCCCGGGAATGTCGGTGACCTACACCACCGTCGTCTCGAACGCCGGCCCGAGCGCAGCACCGATTGTGACGGTCGTCGACAACTTCCCGCCCGCGCTGACCAGCTGCACGACTGCCTGTGTCGCTTCCGCCGGCAGCAGCTGCGCCGCCGGACCGGTGATGGGCAACATCAACGACGTCGCCAGCCTCCTGGTGGGTGGCACGGCGACCTATTCCACCAACTGCGACATCTCGCCGACGGCCACCGGCGCACTGAGCAACACGGCCACGGCGACCGTGGGCGGCGGCGTGACGGATCCGGCGCCGGCGAATAACACGGCGACCGACAACGACACCCTGACGCCGTCGGCGGACGTTTCCATCACCAAGACCGACGGCTCGCCCACCGCGACCCCGGGAGCACCGGTGACGTACACGATCGTCGTCACGAACGCCGGTCCGAGCGCGGCGCCGACCGTGGGGGTCCTCGACCTCTTCCCGGCAACGCTCACGAGCTGCGCCACGACCTGCGTCGGGGCGGGCGGCGGCTCCTGCACCCCGGGCCCGGTGGTCGGCAACGTCAACGAAAACGCCAACCTTCCGGTCGGCGGGAGCGTGACCTACACCGCCAGTTGCACCGTGTCGCCCTCCGCGACCGGAACGCTGACGAATACCGCTACGGCGACGGTGAACGGCGGCGGCTCGGATCCGAACCCGGCCAACAACTCGGCCACCGACACCTCCGCGCTGTCGAACGAGCTGTTCCTCGACGGCTTCGAGAGTGGCGACAGCTCGGCCTGGTCGTCGACCGTGCCGCTGTCCTTCGAGGCCTACGCCAGCTTCGAGATCGCCGGTGGAAGCTCGGAAGCCGACTTCGGTTACGACTTCGCCGCCATGAAGGCCGGGGAGGCTTTCGCCGCGACGTCGGTCGCCGTTGCGACTGATGCCGCGGGCAAGCCGCTCTTCTCCGTCGAGGCCCGTCGCCTCGACCCGAACGGCCCGCTGGAGCTGACGCTCGAAGTCGTCGGCGGCGGGCGGAGCAGTTGGATCGAGGCGGCCGAGGTCGGGCAGCAGATGCGCCTCGAGTGGTCGGCGGCGGACCAGAGCGACCTCGGACATGTCGCGGTTGCGCTCGACGGGCGACTCGCCCTCTGGGTCGAGGGCTATACCGGGAGCGCGAAGCCAGCCGGAGTGCTGCTGCTCCGCGCCCCGGTGCCTGCGGCACAGTAGCCGAAGGCGCCGGAGTCGCCGCCTCGGCGGAGACTCGGGCGGCGGATGTCGATCGCCGCCGGGGGGGCCCCTGCGGCGACCGACCCGACGGCACACCCATTGCAGACTCCGCCCTCTGGAGGAGTCTGCAATGCCCCATCCTGCCCAACTTCAGATGGCCGCCGCCTGACGGTGCTCCTTCCGGCACTCCTTTTCGTCGATCTCGCCCGCGCGCGGCTCGATCTCGACCCGGTCCGGCGTCCCGGCGGCCGGGGGAGCTCGATGAAGTTCCAGAACCTGTTCCCAGGCCATCTCTTGGGACTCCCGGCGGGAGGGTCTATGCTCGCCAAGAAGGAGAAGCGGTCATGATCCCGTTCGCCAAGAGATACAGATCGCCGGCGCTCACACGGCGCGTTCCGATACGGATGCTGACGATGGCGCTCGCGCTCATCGGCGCGACTGCAGGGATGGCGCAGGAGGTCCCGGTCGTCCTGGCTCTCGACTCCAGCCGTTCGCTCTCCGCCGCCGAGAGCCGCGCCACGAGCGACTTCGCCAAGGTGCTTCTGGCCGGCCTGCCGGGGGCGGCGAAGCCCGGGATCCTGGTCTTCGACGATGAGGTGCGGTGGCTCGCCCGTCCTGGTGCGGCCGGCGGCGCGGAGGCGCTCGACGCCATGACCCCTGCCGGCCGATTCACGGTGCTGAATGACGGCCTGATCGAAGGCGTGCGCGCCCTGGGGAGCGGCGGTGTGCTGGTGCTCCTCTCGGACGGGCTCGACGAGAACTCGGCGACCACTCTGGAGGACGCCGCCCGCCTCGCCAGCGAACGCGGGGTGCGGCTGGTGACGATCGGCGCCGGCCGCGCCGACGAGCGCACGCTCCGACGTCTGGCTCTCCTCACCGGGGGGCAGTACGCGGGTCGGGTCGCGGCGGCCGACGGCGCGGCCGTCCTTTCGGGAATCCAGACCCTGCGCGGCGACATCGCCGCCGAGCAGGCCGCGCGGGCGCCCAAGCCGGCGCCCGTCGCGCCCGTACCCGCCCCGGCGACCGCCGAATCGCCGCGGCCGGCGCCCGATTCGGGTCAGCCGGCCTCCAGTTGGCTGCTGGCGCTCGGCGCCGCCGTAGCGGCCCTCGGCGTCGTCCTCGGCTTTCTGTTGGCGCGACGTCGCAGCGCCTCCGCCGCGAACGAGTCGTCGGAGCCCGATCGCGGCACCCAGCCGGGCGTGCAGTGGCCGGCCGCCGCGACCGCTCCGGGCGACGGAACCGCGCCTGGAGTCCTGGCGGTGTCTCCGGTACCGGCGGTATCGGCGATCTCCCCGTTCAAGGCGCCACAGCCGATCGACGAGGTCCAGATCGCGCGCGTCCGCCTGCGCCCCGTCGTCCGCCCCCATGGCCTGTTCGAAGTCTCGCTCGACGAGACCGCGGAGTTCCAGCGTCTGCCGTTCTCGGACTCGATCGAGCGCACCCTCGTCCTGACCGCTGAAGTCATCCTCACGGTCCGTGAACCGGGCAAGGAGCCGCGCTCCTACCGTCTGCCGCCCGACCGCGCCGTCGACATCGGTCGCGACGCGACGTCGAACACCCTCGCCTTTCCAGATCCGACGATGTCGACGCAGCACCTGCGGGTGGCGCTCGACGACGACGAGGTCTACCTCGTCGACCTCGGCTCGACCAACGGCGTCCTGGTCGGCGAGCGCCGCGTCGACGCCGTCCAACTCCACCCCGGCGACCGCTTCCGCGCCGGCATGATCGAGTTCGAGATCGGCCTCCACCACGCCAGCACGGGGCGCGTCGTCGAAACGGCCTGAGCGCCGCCGCTGCGCGATCCGCCGCTTCAGGCGGCGCTGGGTTTGGCGTTGTCGAGCGGGATTTTCACCAGCACCCAGATGATCGCCGCGAGCGCCACGAGCGACGCCCAGGCGCCGGCAGGGCCGGCCACCCAGGCGAACTGCTCGACGCCGAAGAGGCTGTAGGTGATCGACTTGAAGCTCTCCGAGAGCAGCACGATCCCGGCCATCATCACGCCGGTCAGCGACTCGCCGGCGATCAGGCCCGAGGCCACCAGCGAGCCGAAGCTGTCGAAGCTCTCGCCCGCGATACCGCGGCGAGCCGCCAGCTTGTCCGCCAGCCACTTGATGCAGCCACCGACGAAAATCGCGCCGGTGGTCTCGAATGGCAGGTACATGCCGACGGCGATGAGCGTCGGCGACGGCGCCTTCATCAGGATCAACGCCAGCGAGAAGCACATACCGAAAAGAATGAGACCCCATGGCATCTCGCCGCCGACGATCCCTTGCGCGAGCTGCGCCATGAGGCCGGCCTGCGGCGCGGAGAGCTCGCGATCGCCGATGCCGATGCCACCCTGCTTGATGTTCGCCTGGTGCAGCCAGAGCATCGGGAAGACGAGCACGAAGGCGGTGGTGATCGTGGCGATGATCTCGGCGATCTCCATCTTCTTCGGCGTGCCACCGAGCAGGTGCCCGACCTTCAGGTCCTGAATGAGGCTGCCGGAGACGCAGATCGCGCAGCAGACGACCGCCGAGACCCCGAGGACCGCGCCGACACCCTGCAATCCGGTCACGCCGAAGGCGACCATGAGCAACGCCGCGAGGATGAGCGCCGAGAGCGTCAAGCCGGAGACCGGCTGGTTCGAGCCGCCCACCAGGCCGACGAGGTAGCCGCCGACCGCCGAGAGCAGAAAGCCCAGCACCAGCATGACCACAGCGGCGACGATGGCGCCGACGAGATTGTGGGTGAAGTTCCAGTAGATCCACGTCATCGGGATGGTCAGACCGACGATGCCGAGCAGGATCCCGCGTGAATCGAGGTCGCGATCGAGGCGCGACTTCTCGGTCCCGGCGTGGCTACGCTTGAAGGCGCCGGCGAAGGCCTGGCCGATCGAAGAGCGCATGCCCCACATGGTGTTCGCCGCGCCGACCAGCATCGCGCCGACCGCCACCGGCCGTACGATGTTGTACCAGACCGAGAAGATCAGCTCGCCCTCGGCCGGGGCGACGCCGCCGGCCGAGAGGTTCGCGGCGAGGTTCGGATCGAGGAAGAAAGCGAGCGGAATGAAGACCAGCCAGGCGAGCACGCCACCCGAGAAGTTGATCGCCGAGAGCTCGAAGCCGATGATGTAGCCAACGCCGATGAGCGCCGGCGAGATCGACGGCGTGGCGAAGGCGACCGCGCCCCGATGCTGGACGTCGCCCAGCGGCACACGCGACGAATCGAAGTGGTGGATGACCGACGATGGCAACTGCCTGAAGACCTCGACCGACTCGCGGAAGAGGCGCAGGCCCGCGCCGTCCTTGAAGATCTGGATGAGCATGCCGAGGCCCATCGCGCCGAAAACGTACTTGGCGCCGGTCGCTCCGGCCTGGCCGGCGCGGACGATCGCCGCGCAGGCCTTGCTCTCCGGGAACGGCAGCGCCGCCTCGACCGCGAGCGTCCGCCGGAGCAGGGTGATGAACAGGACGCCGAGGATGCCGCCGATGAGCAGGATCAGGCTGGTCTGCCAGTAGTCGAACTCGGTCCACAGGCGCTCGCCGTTCACCGTGACGAGGAGGAAGGCCGGAATCGTGAAGATCGCGCCGGCCGCGAGCGCCTCGCCGACGGTGCCCGCGGCGCGGGCGACGTTCTGCTCGAGGATCGTGCCCCGGAAGAACGGCAGCCGGAACGCCGCGAGGGCCAGAATTGCCGCCGGGAAGGTCGCCGAAACGGTCTGCCCCGCCTTGAGCGCCAGGTAGGCGTTGGCCGCGCCCATGATCGCCGCCAGCACCACGCCGAGCACGACGGCCTTCACCGTAAGCTCGGCCATCGTCGACCCTGCCGGCACGTAAGGCTGCTGCTCGTCGCTCATGCCATCCCCCGAAGAAAAGTTTCGGAGATCCTACCAGCGGAACCTGCGACCCGAAGGCGCCATAGGTGCCTCTGGGAGCAGAGCGTCCTCCGACAGCGACTCGGCGAGCGCAAGCCTGTCTAGCGGAGCGCCTCGAACCGCGCGAGCCAGGCGGCGACGCTTTCAATGGCGAAGGGCGTCTTCCCGGACAGGGCGAGGAGGTCGCGGTCGCCGCTGACCAGGACTTCAGCGGCACCCGCGAGTGCAAGCTCGAGAAAGATCTGATCGGCGGCGTCGCGGCAGCGCGGCAGGGGAGCTCGAGGCGCGGACGGCAGCCGAACAGATCGGGTGCCGGGCAGGTACTCGGTGAGCAGCAGCTCCACGTCGGGGGCAGCGAGAGCGAACTCGGGGTAGGCGAGAACGCGAACGAGCTCTCCCACCGTCTCGCGGCAGACCAGCGCTTCCACTCGGCCCGAAGACCAGTGCGCGCGCAGACGTGTCACCGGTCCGGAGCGGAAGAGCAGTGCGGAAACGACGACGCCGGTGTCGAAGACCGCCGAGATCACGGGCGGCGCTGGCGGGCCGCTCGGATCGCTGCGGCGATATCAGCCGGCCCGATCTCCGCCTCGGCGAGCCGCTTCCGCACCTCGTCGCCGCCGCCGAGGCGCACCGGCTTGAGCAGGATCCGATCCCCGTCAGCACTCACCTCAAAATAGTCGACGCCAGGGAAGCGATCGACCACCGCCTTGGGAAGGGTGAGCTGGTTTTTCGAGGTCTTCTTGGCGAGGGTCGTCATGGAGTGCATTCCCGGAAACAAGGAGATCTTACTTCAAACCAGAATCCTGCCGATCGCCGGTCCCTCTCGAGCGCTTGCAGTGACGGCCGCGCCGGCGGTCGACGGAGGCTGAGGGCTGCGGAACGGAAGGCCCGGCAGTCGAACGGCTCACCCATCCCGTCGAGGAGCTCGCCCGAACCCTCTTCGAGAACCCGCTACCAGCCGACCGGATGCCAGGTGGTCTTGGTCTCGGTGAAGGCGCGGATGAGGTCGAGGCGTTCGGTCTGCTCGGCGGCGTAGTCGCCGAGGGCGTAGCAGCTGACGCGCTTGACGTTGACGGCGGCGTCCTGGCGGGTGGCGATCTCGACCTCTTTCGGCAGGCCGGCGAGAGCCAGGGCGTTCACGTCCATGTGGCGCGCGAGGTGCGGCAGGGTCTCCGATCGCGGGCCGGAGAGGAGATTCACCACGCCGCCCGGCAGATCGCTCGTCGCCAGGACCTCGGCCCACTCGAGACCCGGGATCGGATCGCTCGGAGACAGCAGCACCACGCAACTGTTGCCGCTCACGATGACTGGCAGGACGTGCGAGACCAGGCCGAGGAGCGCGGGACTCTCGGGCGCCACCACGCCGACGACGCCAGTCGGCTCCGGCAGCGAGAAGTCGAAGTAGGAGGAGGCGACCGGATTGACCGACGAGAGCAGCGCCTGGTACTTGTCGGACCAGCCGGCGAAGTGCACGATGCGGTCGATCGAGGCGCGGACCTCGCGGCGCGCCGCGGCGGCGCTCCCGCCCCCGCCGCGGAGCGCGGCCTCGAACGCCGGGACGCGGCTCTCCATCATCTCGGCCATGCGATAGAGGATCTGCCCCCGCAGATAGCCGCTCGACGAGGCCCACTTCTCTTGCACCGCACGCGCCTTGAGGACCGCGTCGCGCAGGTCCTTGCGCGAGGCGCGGCAGAGGTTGGCGCGGTGCCGCCCCTTGGCATCGAGCGCCTCGTCGTAGTGCCCCGACTCCGAGCGCACGAACTCCCCGCCGACATAGAGCTTGTAGGTCTTGCGTATCTCCAGGGCCGCCATGGTGCCGCGATTCTAACCCCATGCGGGCGCCCCCACTTCGCCCGCCTGGCCTCCGCCGGCGCCCCTTTGCGCTTCCAGGATCAGAGACCCTTCACTTTCCCAGCGAGGCTCCCACGTGCGTACCGCCTTCCGACACACCCCCACCCAATGGACCGCAGCCTGGCTTCTCCTCGGCAGTGCCGCCGTCCCGGAACCCGAAAAGGCGGCTGCGCCTTCCGTAGCCCTGCCGAGCAGCGCCAACCACGCCTCTCCGGCGGGTGACCCGCGGCTGGACGGAGGGCCCGCCAGCCACTCGCCTGCCGAAGAGTCCGTTGGCGCGCAGCCTGCGTCGCACGGAGACCGTTAGCGAACGGTCACCGTCGGATCGCGACCGTTGGCGAACGGTCTCGGTCCACAACCGATCGCCAGCTAGCGGTCTCCATCCAGCAGATTCCCCAGCGGCCCGAGTACCGAGCCCTCCTCGCGGCGGCCACGGGCGATGCCCGACGCGGCGACGACACGCGCCGCGAGGCGTGAGAACGGCAGCGACTGCAGCCAGACCTTGCCCGGGCCGGTGACGGTGGCGTAGAAGAGCCCCTCGCCGCCGAACAGGAAGGTCTTCACCCCCTTGACCATCTGGATGTCGTACTGGACGCGCGGCTCGA
Coding sequences:
- a CDS encoding ExeM/NucH family extracellular endonuclease, with translation DDLSVTPQGGGPANLSVDDVSLNEGNTGTTNFTFTVSLSSPAGVGGVTFDIATADGTAQDGNPGTEDTDYVAQSLTGQTILAGNSTSSFTVQVNGDAAIESNETLFVNVTNVTGAVVTDGQGQGTITNDDFAISYIHDLQGNGAATPIPPATVVQVEGVVTADFQAATQLSGFFLQEEDTDADADPATSEGIFVFCSTCPTAVAEGQRVRVTATVGEFFGNTEMTATTAGAVVVTDAGNNLALVTPATIDLPIVGVINDFYEAREGMKVTFVDSLAVAEYFELARYGQIELFEGGRPRQFTEMFPPSVPGYTAHLEALDRRRVILDDDDNSQNVSLLDANGFQFVYPPVANGGFSVGTQGTDFFRGGDLVNGLTGVLDWSFAGATGTDAWRIRPTAANPAAFTVANPRPATPPAVGGAIRAVGMNLLNYFTTIDTTASTSSGPCGPGGTLDCRGADSVAELNRQRERASIVICDLDADVYGFGELENDNASAAITDLVGAVNTRCGGAQPYAFVSTGGALGTDAIRVALIYRTGVLAPVGAPLSDTDAIHDRPPTAQTFDVADVTNPAFGERFTVIANHLKSKGSSAGLPGDADAGDGAGFSNATRTLQASRLLTWISATVLPAAGDPDILLLGDFNSYAQETPITTLTGGGYTDLETALLGPAAYSYLFDGQLGHLDYAFSSASLTSQVTGVGAWHINADEASLLDYNDEIKDVGESTFEEKPDGSALVPPRVLFQPASPYRASDHDPVLVGLFPVADLAITKTDGVTTATPGGTVTYTIVASNAGPDPEPAVTVADTFAATLTCTWTCAGAGGGTCTAAGSGDINDSANLPVGGSVTYTASCTISGSATGSLVNTATVTGTGATSDPNNANNSATDNDTLLVLANVGITKTDGSATAIPGMSVTYTTVVSNAGPSAAPIVTVVDNFPPALTSCTTACVASAGSSCAAGPVMGNINDVASLLVGGTATYSTNCDISPTATGALSNTATATVGGGVTDPAPANNTATDNDTLTPSADVSITKTDGSPTATPGAPVTYTIVVTNAGPSAAPTVGVLDLFPATLTSCATTCVGAGGGSCTPGPVVGNVNENANLPVGGSVTYTASCTVSPSATGTLTNTATATVNGGGSDPNPANNSATDTSALSNELFLDGFESGDSSAWSSTVPLSFEAYASFEIAGGSSEADFGYDFAAMKAGEAFAATSVAVATDAAGKPLFSVEARRLDPNGPLELTLEVVGGGRSSWIEAAEVGQQMRLEWSAADQSDLGHVAVALDGRLALWVEGYTGSAKPAGVLLLRAPVPAAQ
- a CDS encoding FHA domain-containing protein; the protein is MIPFAKRYRSPALTRRVPIRMLTMALALIGATAGMAQEVPVVLALDSSRSLSAAESRATSDFAKVLLAGLPGAAKPGILVFDDEVRWLARPGAAGGAEALDAMTPAGRFTVLNDGLIEGVRALGSGGVLVLLSDGLDENSATTLEDAARLASERGVRLVTIGAGRADERTLRRLALLTGGQYAGRVAAADGAAVLSGIQTLRGDIAAEQAARAPKPAPVAPVPAPATAESPRPAPDSGQPASSWLLALGAAVAALGVVLGFLLARRRSASAANESSEPDRGTQPGVQWPAAATAPGDGTAPGVLAVSPVPAVSAISPFKAPQPIDEVQIARVRLRPVVRPHGLFEVSLDETAEFQRLPFSDSIERTLVLTAEVILTVREPGKEPRSYRLPPDRAVDIGRDATSNTLAFPDPTMSTQHLRVALDDDEVYLVDLGSTNGVLVGERRVDAVQLHPGDRFRAGMIEFEIGLHHASTGRVVETA
- a CDS encoding oligopeptide transporter, OPT family, whose protein sequence is MSDEQQPYVPAGSTMAELTVKAVVLGVVLAAIMGAANAYLALKAGQTVSATFPAAILALAAFRLPFFRGTILEQNVARAAGTVGEALAAGAIFTIPAFLLVTVNGERLWTEFDYWQTSLILLIGGILGVLFITLLRRTLAVEAALPFPESKACAAIVRAGQAGATGAKYVFGAMGLGMLIQIFKDGAGLRLFRESVEVFRQLPSSVIHHFDSSRVPLGDVQHRGAVAFATPSISPALIGVGYIIGFELSAINFSGGVLAWLVFIPLAFFLDPNLAANLSAGGVAPAEGELIFSVWYNIVRPVAVGAMLVGAANTMWGMRSSIGQAFAGAFKRSHAGTEKSRLDRDLDSRGILLGIVGLTIPMTWIYWNFTHNLVGAIVAAVVMLVLGFLLSAVGGYLVGLVGGSNQPVSGLTLSALILAALLMVAFGVTGLQGVGAVLGVSAVVCCAICVSGSLIQDLKVGHLLGGTPKKMEIAEIIATITTAFVLVFPMLWLHQANIKQGGIGIGDRELSAPQAGLMAQLAQGIVGGEMPWGLILFGMCFSLALILMKAPSPTLIAVGMYLPFETTGAIFVGGCIKWLADKLAARRGIAGESFDSFGSLVASGLIAGESLTGVMMAGIVLLSESFKSITYSLFGVEQFAWVAGPAGAWASLVALAAIIWVLVKIPLDNAKPSAA
- a CDS encoding putative toxin-antitoxin system toxin component, PIN family — its product is MISAVFDTGVVVSALLFRSGPVTRLRAHWSSGRVEALVCRETVGELVRVLAYPEFALAAPDVELLLTEYLPGTRSVRLPSAPRAPLPRCRDAADQIFLELALAGAAEVLVSGDRDLLALSGKTPFAIESVAAWLARFEALR
- a CDS encoding AbrB/MazE/SpoVT family DNA-binding domain-containing protein — encoded protein: MTTLAKKTSKNQLTLPKAVVDRFPGVDYFEVSADGDRILLKPVRLGGGDEVRKRLAEAEIGPADIAAAIRAARQRRP
- a CDS encoding aldehyde dehydrogenase family protein, which gives rise to MAALEIRKTYKLYVGGEFVRSESGHYDEALDAKGRHRANLCRASRKDLRDAVLKARAVQEKWASSSGYLRGQILYRMAEMMESRVPAFEAALRGGGGSAAAARREVRASIDRIVHFAGWSDKYQALLSSVNPVASSYFDFSLPEPTGVVGVVAPESPALLGLVSHVLPVIVSGNSCVVLLSPSDPIPGLEWAEVLATSDLPGGVVNLLSGPRSETLPHLARHMDVNALALAGLPKEVEIATRQDAAVNVKRVSCYALGDYAAEQTERLDLIRAFTETKTTWHPVGW